The following coding sequences lie in one Loxodonta africana isolate mLoxAfr1 chromosome X, mLoxAfr1.hap2, whole genome shotgun sequence genomic window:
- the LOC100676524 gene encoding nuclear RNA export factor 2-like, producing MSDAHVGPGIPYGRQYDKTWLLDSIQSHCNVPFTPVDFHYVKMQAQFFVQDASTASALRNVSSMIRDEENRKIRIFVNHSTVPHSVQNKLTPEQMEQLKLTMNKRYDYFHQALDLQSFRFDPDLVGHNIDMILNRRNCMGATLKIIEENFSELLSLNLRSNKLYQLDGLSDIVQKAPKIKILNLSNNELKSAWELEKIKGLKLEELWLEGNPLCDNFSKQSTYVRSVVTTVNPSEDLHSLDGHELPPPIIFGIVAYRKLPVCKGSVFGSETLKNSVMQFLEQYYRIYDYGDRQSLLGAYHDEACFSLTILFNPKDLIPSWLHEYFRDSRNIKKLKDPVLWIQLLKHTKYDVVNSLRVLPRTQHDISSFVVDICVHTVSTCFLPEAGPEGRVGSCPCLAPFRVPQEYQWKDRFRLMFVPSPGSSSEQDPCWGCGIVRLSSCLRAHSSSSLCIVNDQLCVGDLGLMGTRGAFSTPVSTPFSSSMPTFYQEQQQMVPAFSTQSGMYLGWPQR from the exons ATGAGTGATGCCCACGTGGGCCCTGGA ATTCCTTACGGGAGACAGTATGACAAGACTTGGCTACTGGATTCCATCCAGAGCCATTGCAATGTTCCCTTCACCCCGGTTGAT TTCCACTACGTGAAAATGCAGGCCCAGTTCTTTGTCCAGGATGCTAGCACTGCATCTGCGTTGAGGAATGTCAGCTCCATGATTCGTGATGAAGAGAAccgaaag ATACGTATTTTTGTCAATCACTCTACTGTACCCCACTCTGTGCAAAATAAGTTGACACCAGAACAAATGGAGCAGCTAAAG CTGACCATGAACAAACGATATGATTACTTTCACCAAGCTCTTGACCTCCAGAGCTTCCGCTTTGACCCAG ACTTAGTAGGCCATAATATTGACATGATCCTGAATAGAAGAAACTGCATGGGTGCCACTCTGAAGATCATTGAAGAGAATTTTTCTGAG CTGTTGTCCTTGAACTTGCGTAGCAACAAACTCTACCAGCTGGATGGCCTGTCTGACATTGTACAGAAGGCCCCCAAAATCAAGATCCTGAACCTCTCCAACAATGAG CTGAAGTCAGCCTGGGAGTTGGAAAAGATAAAAGGGCTGAAGCTCGAAGAGCTGTGGCTAGAAGGAAACCCACTGTGTGACAACTTCTCAAAACAGTCTACCTATGTGAGGTCAGTGGTAACCACGGTCAATCCTTCTGAGGACCTTCACTCCCTG GATGGCCACGAGTTACCCCCACCCATTATCTTTGGAATTGTAGCTTATAGGAAATTACCAGTCTGCAAG GGAAGTGTCTTTGGATCTGAGACCCTGAAGAATTCAGTCATGCAATTCCTGGAGCA GTATTACCGGATCTATGACTATGGGGACCGGCAGAGTCTTCTGGGTGCTTACCATGATGAGGCCTGCTTCTCGCTGACCATTCTTTTCAACCCTAAGGACCTGATTCC AAGCTGGTTGCACGAGTACTTCAGGGATAGCAGGAATATAAAGAAACTGAAGGACCCCG TCCTGTGGATTCAGTTGCTGAAACACACAAAATATGATGTTGTTAACTCCCTCCGTGTGTTGCCCAGAACCCAGCATGACATCAGCTCCTTCGTGGTGGACATTTGTGTCCACACGGTGAGCACCTGCTTCCTCCCTGAGGCTGGCCCAGAGGGCAGAG TGGGCAGTTGTCCCTGTCTGGCCCCCTTCAGGGTGCCACAGGAGTATCAG TGGAAGGACCGTTTCAGGCTCATGTTCGTGCCTTCACCCGGATCTTCATCG GAGCAGGATCCTTGTTGGGGATGTGGGATTGTCCGTCTGTCCAGCTGTCTGAGGGCCCATTCTTCCTCCAGCCTATGCATCGTGAACGACCAACTGTGTGTGGGGGACCTTGGCCTCATGGGGACTCGGGGTGCCTTCTCCACACCAGTGTCCACACCGTTCTCCAGTTCCATGCCCACCTTCTACCAGGAGCAGCAGCAAATGGTGCCAGCGTTCTCTACCCAGTCTGGGATGTACCTTGGGTGGCCTCAGAGGTGA